In the Labilithrix sp. genome, ACGTGGCTCGAGCCGGTCGCGGTCGGCCAGTTCTTGACGTCGAGCTTCACCGAGTAGCCGGCCGCCTTGTCGTTCGGGACGACCGCTTCCTTTGCCGGCGCGGTGATCGCGACGGTGGGGAGGGCGCCGGTCGGGTCGGGGCTCGCGGCGCCGAGGGTGAGGGTGACCGGAGGCGGCGGGGCCTTCGGCGGCGCGGGCGCGGTGGAGGGCGGCTGCGCGACGGTCGACACGGTCGTCGCGCCGTCCGTCGCGGGGACGGGCGGCGGGGGCGGCGGCGGCGGGAGGTTGTCGGGGCCGCCGCACGCGATGATCACGCCGGCCCCGAGCAGAACGGGCATCACGACAGCAGCGAGGATGGACTTGGACCGGCGTTTCATGGGCGCGACTTTGGCACCTCTCGACGCCGTCAAGCAAGCGGCTTGACGCGTCCGGCGGAGCGTTCGAAGGTTCGTTCGCCGATGCCGCACCGCGATCGATACCTGTTCGTCTGCACGAACCGGCGCGCCGACGACAACCCGAAGGGCTCGTGCGCGCAGAAGGGGAGCGAGGAGCTCGCGAAGCGGCTCAAGGCCGCGCTCCTGCAGCGCGGCGCGTCCGCGCGCGTGCGGGCGTGCTCGAGCGGCTGCCTCGACCTCTGCGAGATCGGCGCGACTGTGCTGCAGGAGCCGGAGCACGTCGCGTACGGCAACGTGACCGCGGCGGACGTCGACGACATCGCGGAGGCGGCGGACAAGGGCCTCGTCCTCGAGCGGCTCGTGGTCCGCCCGCCGCCGAAGGGCTGAGCATGTTCGGCTTCGAGCTCGCGGAGTCGATGACGGGCAGCTGGCACAGCTTCGAGGATCCGCTCGTCGATCGCGTCGTCCGCATCCAGCTGCGCCTCGTCGTCGACGGGCTCCGCCGGTTCGCGCGCCGGCGCGCCATCCGGGTGGAGGGCACCATCCACGCCGGCGGGCTCGCGGAGAACGGCGGCGCGGGGCGCGCCGTGACGGGGGAGATCCGCTGGCACCTCCTCGACGAGAACCGCGTCCCGTACGCGCTCACGTTCGAGGGCGACGACGGCGACACGTACCACCTCCGCGGCCAGCGCGACTTCTTCGTCTACAACGCGATCGGCTCGCTCACGACGATGACGGCGAGCCTCTACGACGCGTCCGAGCGCGAGATCGGACGCGCGGTCGTCGACTTCGAGCCGAAGATGGAGCTCCCCGCGCTGCTGAGGTCGTTTCGTCCGAAGCTCTTCCTCCGCCGCGCGCGCTAGCCTGTGGGTATGGAACGTCTCGATCCGCAGACCACGTTGCTCCTCGTCGTGGACGTGCAGGAGAAGCTCGCCGCCGCGATGCCGCCCGACGCGCTCGAGCGCGTCGTGAAGAACACGACCATCCTCCTCGAGACCGCGAAGGTGCTCGGCATGAGCGTGCTCGCGAGCGAGCAGTACACGAAGGGCCTCGGCCCCACCGTCGCGCCGCTCCGCGAGCGGCTGCCGTCGCCGGCGCTCGAGAAGATGACCTTCGACGCCGCCTCCGACCTCGCGATCGCGCGCGCGCTGTCGGATCGCGCGCCGCGCGCGGTCGTCGTCGCGGGGATGGAGTCGCACGTCTGCGTCTTCCAGACCGCGCGCGAGCTCGTGCGGCGCGGCTACGTCACGCACGTCGTCGGCGACGCGGTCTGCTCGCGGCGCGAGGAGAACCGCGTGCTCGGCCTCTCGCTGTGCGATCGCGCCGGCGCGGTGGTGACCGGCACCGAGACGGTCGCGTTCGACCTCCTGCGCGTCGCAGGCACCGACGCGTTCAAGGCGATCTCGAAGTTGATCCGTTGAGCGTGAGCGCGCGTTACTCCTGCGCGTAGTCGCCCCAGAGGGCGCGGTCGGCGTCCGGGTGGCTCTCCCAGATGCCCCACCACCAGACGTCGGTGGAGCCGACGCCGTGATTCGCGACCGTCCAGTTGCCGTTCGTGTCCTTCTTCAGGAGGGCCTCGATGCG is a window encoding:
- a CDS encoding (2Fe-2S) ferredoxin domain-containing protein; translated protein: MPHRDRYLFVCTNRRADDNPKGSCAQKGSEELAKRLKAALLQRGASARVRACSSGCLDLCEIGATVLQEPEHVAYGNVTAADVDDIAEAADKGLVLERLVVRPPPKG
- a CDS encoding isochorismatase family protein, whose protein sequence is MERLDPQTTLLLVVDVQEKLAAAMPPDALERVVKNTTILLETAKVLGMSVLASEQYTKGLGPTVAPLRERLPSPALEKMTFDAASDLAIARALSDRAPRAVVVAGMESHVCVFQTARELVRRGYVTHVVGDAVCSRREENRVLGLSLCDRAGAVVTGTETVAFDLLRVAGTDAFKAISKLIR